The sequence below is a genomic window from Macadamia integrifolia cultivar HAES 741 chromosome 1, SCU_Mint_v3, whole genome shotgun sequence.
cagagttgcagtgATAAGAGTAGAACGAGGGTCCATTGAGGGTCCACAGTTAAGCGCATAGACCCTATGTAATAACCATCAATTTGGAATCTTTAATGGATGTATCAAGCTCAGGGCAAGTCTACGTTCTACCTCTATCtatagtttttaattttaggctacgtttggtaacgtttctgttccagaaaccccattttgtgttaaaaaaaaaaatttcagtttctatgtcaaaatgtcgtttttaaacaaaaaagagtgtttggtgaatctgtttctggaaCGATTTCAAAATGTAAGTCTTCTCTCATCTCTCTGCgtgaaattgtgaaaaaatGAAGAGCTATGGCGAAAGACAAGTTTATCGGGAACGATTTATCTAAAATCCCCTAAATAGTTTTTTTTCTAAACGAAATTGGAAAGACAGAATAGCTATCCAATTCCAGTTTTtactattctttttttattttttgtttcaaaaaaatggaaactagcctatgatgcaccaaatgctttattccgtttttacgttccaataaaatgaaaaaactccaaaaacgttaccaaatgcagccaagCAGAGGCAATCTAGACAGTGTCTTAGTACTCTTCCCTGATTCCTGCTTGTAGTGTTTTAAATTTTCCTCTCTTGATGTCATCACATATAATGCCCTAATAAAGTCACTCTGCCAAGCAGGGGTAATCTAGACAGGTTATAAGAAAGGGTGTTACCCAAAATCCTGTTTCCTGCAACATTTTGATTGATGGGCTCTGCAGAACAGGAGAGTAAAAACTGCACTTGAGCTTCTAAGGGACACAAATATAGCCTCATGAATGGTCTTCGCAATGCAGGAAGTTGAAGGAATCGTTCCTGACACTAGAACTTATAACATTCCATTCTGATCAGCTGGCTTTGAAAAGAGGGCATGATTGATGAAGCTACACTACTTACCAGCTACAGGAGTGGAAAATGGGATCATACCCAAAGCTAGGACATGGATTTACTGGTTAACAATTTTGTgaaagagggagaaagggaaacTTGGACAGTGAGACAATGACTGAAGGGATACTTACCTTCTGCAGTAGTGATTCAGTCTTGAAGGTACTTCACAAGGCATGGCAATTTGCAATTGCATCACCAATCATATATTGTTGCAATTTACTTCATTATTTATTCTCCACTAACTACTTGCAAAATAATccatgattttttatttcaaaatatgTTGTGGGAATTACATCTTTCTTGTGATTTTGCCTTTAATCTTTGGATTGTGTATGAAGAAGACTCATGAGCCATTCAATAGTCCttgagaaaaacagaaaattgggagaaaaaaagtgCAAGACTGCAATCATTGGCATGATCCAGTTCTAGAGAGCTTGGAGTTGATATTTCCATTAGAGGGGTGATCTAGTTCCCTGTGATAATAAAGATTTTATTTCCATTTGACCTTACAGTTATGGTCCTAAAGGATTACAGTAGTTTTCTTTCTTGTGATTATATGTTTGGATTCTTTTCCCTACTCTTTTGGTTTTAATCAAATTGGTTTTAATCTTAAAAGGTTGTGATCTATTTTTTCACTTGGTGATTGATGATACAGCTGGTTGGAGGCATGGCTCTGCTATCATCCAAATTTCCAGTTCAGGTGGAGAGCTATATTTTTGTAGAACTCTTAAAAGGCAGGTTGGAGGGGCTAGAAGGGTGGCCAGAGCCCTTAGTATCATCTCATAATTCATGTTTGTCATGTATTTGATAGATGTACAAAGCTAGATGTGTGCAACACAAGGATGTGGGTTTCCAATGCTTAGGATCCCATGTGCAAAACCAGATGAGTGATGTGGCCTTCTTGTTGCTGCTGTGGGTACTAGAAAAAACTTTCCAAACATGAAATCTTTATGTGCCTACCAGGTCCAATCTGGGATATGGGATATGAGTGAGCTAGATTGGATCAGCTTGGTATTACAGAATACCACCATGCCTGTAACAAGGACTATCTATGAGACAACTATTTGACCGACCGGGGTTGTTTCCGGCATATCACAAAAAGCTACTACCACCTGCATTCAAAATCATTTAGAGGAAGAGCAAACGGCAAATAACCTTCCTAGATGTAGTGGAACACTTCGCCAGTATATATAGATGGACATGAGTACATGTGGATGCCACACATCAAATTTCGGTGAGAAGCAAAAGCAGAGTAAATGATTAACAAGGTGAGCTAACAATACAAGATGCCATTTCACCATTGTGGAATCCACTTTCTGTAAGTTATATTTCAGTGAATTTCAAGTTACTTCCCCAGCTTCTTTGGGTTTGAAACTTGACCACTGAGGCGGGTGTGCAGTCATGTTATCCACCCAGACACACCTCCATATCCATGCACTGTCATAATCTCAATCAAGGTATCCCACTCCCTTCATCCCAGTACTAAGCATTCTTGCCAGAGTTTTTGattgtttcttcttcacttcttcagCAAAAGGAAATTTGAACTTGCAGCCAAGATTTTTCGAGGCAGTAGCCCAAAATCATGTTGATTTAAGAAATCACAACCATTCTATTAGAAGTCCCTACACCATGAAAGAAATATGGTAACAGATGAAAATTGAACGGAAAAGTGATGATCAGTATTTTGAACTCTCAATAAAAAATGATACATGGAAGCAAGCTGCACCAATGATTCATtcccccaaaaataaatatgatTACACTGCTGACATGAGCAGTTAACAAGGCCaaccttcccttttttttcccaaagTCATATGAGAAAGAATTACAGGAAGAACTTGTGGACAAATGAGGGCAGTGTTAATCATAGTTCCTGCTAAAAAGTTTGATCATATTCTATAGATGCCCTGGCATTGTTCTATAGGTTCATCCAGGTATCTTCAATTCTGTATTTTCATGAGGAAAAAGATGCCCAATATCCACCAATCCAAACGCCTGCTTTACAAGCAAGGGGCCTCCATCATCGGCAGTCAGATGGTGAGTTCTGTGTTGTGGTTATGGTCTCACACTGGAGGCTCATTCATTCCCATACTCTGATGCACTCAAATACTCACCATGTTCCTCAAAATACTCAATCAATCGCTTCAAGAACCTATCACTGCTCACAGTCTCTGTGTCACAGATAAGACAACACTGTCTCCTTGCACGCGTCACAGCCACATTCATTCGCCTGCGGTCACTAAGAAATCCCACCTGAAACATCAAGTAGAAACCAAGATGCACCCACACACACTATTAGACAACAATTTTGATGCCGACTATTGACCGAGTAAATGACCTGACACAAATACCACAATGTCGGGGTACCTCTTTCTTTGAGTTTGACCGGACCATGGAAATGATAATGGCTTCTTTTTCCCGACCTTGGAAGCCATCAACAGTAGAGATTTCCACCTCTTTTAGTTTGTCATCTTTGCTTCTCAGAATCCTTAGCAAGACAACCTACAACACCATGTTGCATCATCCTACAATAGTGAATTGACGTTTGGAGCTAAATGGTTCAAAGGAATACTATtacttaaaagggaaaatgaaaacCTGTATACTGCTTGTTACAGATTATGAAATGAGCCATGGGTTAATTTTTTACACAACATTTGGGAACAGAGATTGATTGGAGAAAAAAGGTaaatgtagctgaccccatttagttgggataaggctgagttgagttcaGTTAAGTATTTGGGAATGGCATATGGCAAGATTCTTATTGATCAAATGGCCACACTTTACAAGTTTTTCTCCTACTTCCAAACTATAGACTtccttccattttccttttacaAAGGTGATCAAAGGGATTGCTTAAGATGAACAAAGGGATTTGTCAAACCTGAGCAGCATAAGGGGTGATTATGCCAATATCAGATGGACGGACCCCACTCTGAACAAGCCTTTTTGCATGGGCTATAGCAACCTCAGCTTCACCCTCATTCATTGTGCTGTCTTcctcatcttttttttcttccatgtcACACCTGAAACAGACCACATAAACATAGAAATAGTTCATAACCAAGTGTATATTTGTGGTAATGCAGGTATATATCTCAGAACTACCAGGCTACTAAAGGAATCAAGACAAACATATAACAAAAGCACCATAAGGTACAAACActattataaaattaaaaaagaaaaataaaaagaaaaggctaCATACCCAGCTATGTCTACAAGAACAAGTGTTGGTTCTGTTGAAGACGTCCTCTTTACATCCTCGAGATCATATAGCATATGTCCAGCAACACTTGGATGGGCTTTTATCTACAAGGAACACAGAACTAAAACTTTCAGTGCCACTAGAACAATGGAAAACCAACTTCTAGACTCTCCTAAATGAACTGATTTCTCTTAAAATATTACGCATGGTATCTACTGATGAGTCAACACAGGGGAAATGTTATTAACACCTTACTATCATATAGCTCTTTGGATGACCAGCCCATTATACGCTCATGCATGCGGTACTGGACAGTGAGCATAGATGTGACTTCGTCTCCATGCAGGCCTGCAAGGCGTTCAAAAAGGGTCCTGCCTAGGCCTTTCTTCTCTGCTTCAACACTCTGTACAGTTGGGGGAAGCTGAAGATGGTCCCCTGCCAGAATACATCTTGATCCCTGGAACGAACCCCGCAGAACTTTATGAGATGCATAATGTGTAAGCAAACACTTCTTTTGACATCACCTCATATATTTGTCTGTGCGTGTGAAGGAGACATGCAACATGAGCCTCAAAGAGAGATCAGAGGACATAATAGtagtcccaactcccaacctGACAAGCACCAAATATTATTTTCCCAGTCTAAATAGACATGTCCAACTGAAACCTTTCAGGTGTTGGCATGTCAATGCCAGGAGAGACTGTTActcctctttcctattttttagtTAAATAATGATTACTATACTCCAAGATGAAAGACAAGGAGAAGGGCCAATTAGTTGATGTTACATTTCCCTCAAATCCATGCCTATTCAATAATGGGGAATATTATTgttggaaaaaagaagaaacatgtAAGATACTAAGATGAGGCGACCAAGGGGGCAAGGCCAGCTACAACCAAGACTTTTAAAGGTATTAGCCCCATGAGCTGAAGGAGAAGGGCCAATTAGTTAATCTTTCTTTTCCCTCAAATCCCTGCTTAATCAGTAATGGGGAATATCATTGttggaaaaaataagaaacatgTAAGATACTAAGATGAGGAAACCAAGGGGGCAAGGCCAACTACAACCAAGACTTTTAAAGGTCTTAGCCCCATGAGCGATCGATCATGTATTAAAACCAGCACACttttcaaattttgacttttcgAAGGTCAGTTGCATGGCATATGTCTGGTTTTCCAAAAGTTATATGGCTAACATATGTTTGGTCACTTAATTCCTATTCTGAGGATTTTCCAAGTCCAACATCTAATCCTTTTGTTAAATTGTCACCTAAACTCATGTATCATGATGCCTTGTACCTGTGGTTCTAGAAATTTACTAATTACAAGGAAACATCACTTCCATCGTATGTCTCAGCTCTAATCTCATCAACTGACAAAAGATTTCACCAAATCATCAGCCATAATCCAATTAAAGACCTCGAGGAACCATTGGAGAAAATAAGGCATGCCTTCAACAAAATGAAAGTAATCAGAGAGCACTTCTTTGTCCTGACAACAAACTAATTGTGACGTGAGTTCCCTTCTCCCACTAGCTTGAACGATGTGAGCTGATTTGACATCTTAATATGGTAATACCCTGTAAGAACACATGTGAGCTAATTTGACATATTACAACCCTGTAAGAGCACATGGATCCCAGATGCAAGattggaaaaataaatcaaattgaaaaattgTTCCGAATTCTCAACCAGAATCAACAAAAGGTTGATTAATAGATTCACCACATATTCTCATACATTGTACAACTGCAATGAAAGAGCTTCCTTTCTGTGGAACATATCCAATGGTTAAGCTTGGACCCATGTAGAAGACTTGATTTCTGAAGGAATTAGTAGTTCCCAAATGAATTTTTCCAAGGAAAACAACACAAGGAACATGAGGAATTTAGAATAACTAAAGAAAGTAGTTGGGAGTCATTTCGGCCATGGAATTAGGgccaaacaaaagagaaaaacatcATAGTCCTTCAAGAGAACTACCAACTACTTTCACTTCTATATCTAGGATGATTACAAGAAAACTATGTTGCAAAGAACTTGTGAAATGGAAGCGCAAGCAATACCGGAGATGGAAACATTTCTGAAGCAATCTATAAAAGTGAGGAAAAACTTGCTAGAGAATATACCAGAAGGATCAAACTAAACTTCGACCCCTTTCCCAAGCCAACATCAACCTaatgaaaaacaaagaaagaccAAAAATCTGCCACCTAATAgactgaaaaagaaagaaaaattgaaggCATACATTGAGTACAATGCACTTCGAATAAGAAACTCTACatagaggaaaaaagaagagcaaAGAAAGACATGACTGGTAATAAAACTCGAGAGAACAAGAAATACTGATATGTAAAGGTTGCTCTAAATTAACCCGATGATTCTATTAcactaatttaaaataaaaccGACATAACTGGATTTGAGAAACTGGAGTCTTCTTGTTAGGAGTATAAAAACATACATGTATTTGAAATACAAGGTACATGGTCCCAGAATTAGATTCCATAAAAGTcatccggaaaaaaaaaaaaaaaaaaaaaaagaatcaagacCTCCATTCTCTTCTTTGTCTTTTTACAGAGACCACTGGTTTCTTCTTGAGTTACTAGTAAACATATTTGagatttctttccaatttcGAGTTCAAAAGTATCATTTTCTTCATTAGCCTTAGCAGTGACCCTATTTGTAGGTTCCATATGATTCTAGGAAGCCCTTTCATTTCTTTCATAACTCTTGTGAAATAAGTCCTTGCTACATATTTAtgcctaaaagaaaaaaaaaagtaccctCAGCAAAGCAATACAGCATGCTATCTATCTCTAGTATTTATGCCTAAAAAGAGTACCTTTAGCAAAGCAATCCAGCATGCTATCTCTAGTGCCTGGGCAGCTTCATCAATAATAACCAGATCAAATGAGGTATTCTCAAGCTTCTGAGAGGATGCACCGGTTAAAGTTGTCAATACCACATCTGCATTTTTTATTACATCTGTCACCGCTAGCTGCTGccttttcctctcttccttggaaaGAGTTCTAAGCTCCTTCCTAATGTCCCTCTTTGCATTTTTATCTTTGGTTTTCAATAGCTTCCCATTCAGAGCCTGATAAAAATATTGCATCAGAAACATAGAAATATGAGCCCCAAAATGAGACAATGTCTAGTGTTGTAGACTTATAGCCACAGAATAGATAAAGATTTTGCAAATAAACACTGATGACTGAGATGCAGTAATTGCTGTGTATAATATAGACCAATATATAATAGTCTCCCAACTATATTCAACATTGTCATGTATAAAGCAATAATATGTTCtgcatattttattttgtgcaaCATTTGACAGTTACTATACAGTAAAATGGCCCTTTTTTATATCATTGCTATTctacatatattttattttgtgcaaCATTTGACAGTTAGTTACCATAGTTGTGAAGGCGACCCGAGGGGAGCCCTAGGCATGAATTATAAGTAGAATAGCAATGATATAAAAAGGGGGCATACCCAGTGCCTGAGTCTCCCAtcactgcggggtctggggagggtcgtaatgtatgcaaccttagcCCCCCCCTCTTCACGGAGAAGCTGTTTCCCGAAGATAGCAATTgtataattatgcttatatgctACATTAAGAATcaacatagaagccatatcaagacaATATGATAAGCTAGCAATGCCATAATGTGAGAAAAGAAACatataaaaacaaaacataagacataataTAAGAATATTCCTAAAAAAGGGTCAGAATTAGAATcaattttatataatataaagataaaaataaaagaagaccaTACAATTCTCTTTGGTACAGATTTAGTCAAGTAGAAGTTTAAAAAATGTTCTCCAAATTAGTACCTTCATTTCCTTGCGAATGTCATTTGCAAGTGAACTGTTATCCCCTCGTAAAACCTAACGAATCCAACTGAAGATATAAGTACAAGAAAGCAAAGAGATGCACAATAAAACATGATTTTGAACAAACAGTACTAGTAAAAGTCAGTGACCCAGCGTTATCTAAATTTGCAGAATCAGTAACAAATAATGCAGGAACGGAATCAACTAATCTGGGAGCAGAAACTTTTCCAGAATTATCTATAAAATAAGAACAGGCATCTTAAACTTGATTAACTATTTTACCAGAGAGATAAATGGTGAGGTACATTCTGAAATTTACTGGAACAGAAACTGATGACTGAATAAATAAAGATACAAACATATTTGTTACCACCTTCAATGTGGGGTTAAAAGAAATACACCATTATACCTGTGCATCAAGTGCACTGTCCAAAACTTGAGGTAGTAAGCGTGCAGGATGCCCCAATCTGACCAACTTTACTCTAATAAGATGAAAGAGACAAAGATTTGTCATACAACCCAGCTTAACGCTTACATAACACCAAAATTTTTAACTGAATACAAGACTTTTAAAGAGATGACATGTAAAGTTAAAAGATTCACAGTTGGATAAAGTCAATCTGTAAGGCATTTAAGAATACCAAAGGTGAAAGCAAATTCAAAAAGTCATGTCAAATACTACACGATTTACACGATTTTGGTACTTTGTGCTAATTTTTTAGGTGCTAAGTTTTCCTATTAATTGAAAGTTCCAAAGCTTGTTAATATCTGTAAGTCATGGTCCGGCACTGGAAAAAGTATTATGTACCATGTGAGT
It includes:
- the LOC122085274 gene encoding DNA-binding protein SMUBP-2: MEREKTIKKSSAISLQQFVSIMAPLIDMEKEAEISASVISGSSRSLDAAQKKGSTILNLKCVDVQTGLMGKTLLEFQSTKGDVLPAHKFGTHDVVILRPNKSDLGSPSLGQGVVYRLKDSSITVAFDDIPEEGLNNPLRLEKVANEVTYRKMKDALIQLSKGIQKGPAADLIPVLFGENPPSVSKKAVSFTPFNSNLDHSQKDAISKALSSKDAFLLHGPPGTGKTTTVVEIILQEVKRGSKILACAASNIAVDNIVERLVCHRVKLVRLGHPARLLPQVLDSALDAQVLRGDNSSLANDIRKEMKALNGKLLKTKDKNAKRDIRKELRTLSKEERKRQQLAVTDVIKNADVVLTTLTGASSQKLENTSFDLVIIDEAAQALEIACWIALLKGSRCILAGDHLQLPPTVQSVEAEKKGLGRTLFERLAGLHGDEVTSMLTVQYRMHERIMGWSSKELYDSKIKAHPSVAGHMLYDLEDVKRTSSTEPTLVLVDIAGCDMEEKKDEEDSTMNEGEAEVAIAHAKRLVQSGVRPSDIGIITPYAAQVVLLRILRSKDDKLKEVEISTVDGFQGREKEAIIISMVRSNSKKEVGFLSDRRRMNVAVTRARRQCCLICDTETVSSDRFLKRLIEYFEEHGEYLSASEYGNE